A single region of the Macrobrachium rosenbergii isolate ZJJX-2024 chromosome 5, ASM4041242v1, whole genome shotgun sequence genome encodes:
- the LOC136838462 gene encoding serine-aspartate repeat-containing protein I-like isoform X4, with protein MKPLLIRYCKVRLYLSAIVCSHRPSNALFALAKKKKRERERETKKKGGRKEARSGTQLVFQEALHAFNWFVLLHLPRQEMKHLDSARRRDFLSLCEGGRKPGGDVGEVKRLRRTGGVRQVKRLRKTGGVRQVKRVRKTGGVRQVKRLRTPGGDVGEVKRLRKTDDVGEVKRPRKTDDVGEVKRLQKTHDVGKVKRLRKTDDVGEIQRTRNKMRSERSRDFEYLVVTSEGSRNFGRQATLDRSRDFGRQVTLYRSRDFGKQMMRERSRVFECLVVTSERSRDFRRQATLDRSRDFGRQIMLERSRDFKCLVVTSERSRDFECLVVTLERSRDFGRQATLDKSRDFESLVGASERPRDFGRQAMLDRSRDFESLVVTSESPRDFGREARLARSRDFGRQATLDRSGDFESLVGTSERSRDLRRETMLYRSRDFGTQVSLDKSRDFESLVGTSERSRDFGKQALDRSRDFGRQVILDRSRDFENLVGGSERSRDFRGQGMLDRSRDIGKQTTLDRSRDFENLVWASERSRDFRGQATLDRPRDFGRQTTLDRSTDFESLVVTSERSRDFRGQVTLDRSRGFGRQVALDRSRDFENLVGASEKSRDFRGQATLDRSRDFGRQATLDRSRDSESPVVTLEKSRDFRGQATLDRSRDFRRQATLDRSKDFECLMRTSERSRDFRGQATLDRSRDFGRQATLDRSRVFRRQATSDRSRDSESPVVTSERSRDFRGQATLDRSRDFRRQATLDRSKDLGRQATLDRSRDFRRQATSDRSRDFGRQAKLDRSRDFRRQATSDRSRDSESPVVTSERSRDFGRQAKLDRSRDFRRQATSDRSRDSESPVVMSERSRDFRGQATLDRSRDFRRQATLDRSKDFECLMGASERSRDFRRQATLDRSRDFGRQATSDRSRDSESPVVTSERPRDFRGQAMLDRSRDFRGQATLDRSRDFGRQAMLDRSRDLRRQATLGRSRDCESLVVMSERSRDFVIQATLDKSRDFESLVGMLEKSRDFGRQVTLDRSRDSEYLVVTSERSGDFRAQATVDRSRDFGKQAKLDKSEDFECLMGTSERSRDFGKQAKLDKSKDFECLVGTSERSLDFGKQALDRSRDFGRQATLGRSRDCESLVVMSERSRDFRGQVTLDRSRVFGKQAKLDKSKDFESLVGTSERSRDFGKQALDRSRDFGRQVMLDRSRDFENLAGASELSRDFRGRDVRQVKRLWKTGDVRQVTEFQSLVMTSERSRDFRGQAMLDGSRDFGRQATLDRSADFGSQTTLDRSTDFGRQATLDRSRDFGRQATVDRSADFGSQTTLDRSTDFRRQATLDRSRDFGRQATVDRSRDFGRQATLDRSADLGRQATLGRSTDFGRQATLDRSRDFGRQATVDRSRDFGRQATLDRSADLGRQATLDRSRDFGRQATVDRSRDLGRQATLDRSRDFGRQATLDRSADLGRQATLGRSRDLGRQATLDRSRDLGRQATLDRSRDFGIQATADSSRDFGIQATLDRSRDLGRQATLDRSRDFGRQATLDRSADLGRQATLGRSRDLGRQATLDRSRDLGRQATVDRSRDFGRQATLDRSRDFGIQATADSSRDFGIQATLDRSRDLGRQATLDRSRDLGIQATVDRSRDFGRQATLDRSRDFGRQATIDRSRDFGRQAALDRSPDFRRQATIDRSRDFGRQTTLDRSRDFSRQLMSEKSRDVKRQEMTFPFHTICLNLLKIVYLFLYYPLKL; from the exons ATGAAGCCTCTGTTGATAAGATACTGTAAAGTAAGACTTTATCTGTCCGCCATTGTGTGTTCCCATAGGCCTTCAAATGCATTGTTCgccctggcaaaaaaaaaaaaaagagagagagagagagagacgaagaagaaaggaggaagaaaagaagccAGGAGTGGCACTCAGCTTGTGTTTCAAGAGGCACTTCATGCTTTTAATTGGTTTGTGTTGTTACACCTCCCCCGTCAGGAGATGAAGCACCTAGATAGCGCTCGACGTCGTGATTTCCTCTCTTTGTGCGAGGGCGGTCGAAAGCCTGGTGGTGACGTCGGAGAGGTCAAGAGACTTCGGAGGACAGGCGGCGTTAGACAGGTCAAGAGACTTCGGAAGACAGGCGGCGTTAGGCAGGTCAAGAGAGTTCGGAAGACAGGCGGCGTTAGACAGGTTAAGAGACTTCGAACGCCTGGTGGTGACGTCGGAGAGGTCAAGAGACTTCGGAAAACAGATGACGTCGGAGAGGTCAAGAGACCTCGGAAAACAGATGACGTCGGAGAGGTCAAGAGACTTCAGAAAACACATGACGTCGGAAAGGTCAAGAGGCTTCGGAAAACAGATGACGTCGGAGAGATCCAGAGAACTCGGAATAAGATGAGGTCGGAGAGGTCAAGAGACTTCGAATACCTGGTGGTGACATCAGAGGGGTCAAGAAATTTCGGAAGACAGGCGACGTTAGACAGGTCAAGAGACTTCGGAAGACAGGTGACATTATACAGGTCAAGAGACTTTGGAAAACAGATGATGAGGGAGAGGTCAAGAGTCTTCGAATGCCTGGTGGTGACATCGGAGAGGTCAAGAGACTTCAGAAGACAGGCGACTTTAGACAGGTCAAGAGACTTTGGAAGACAGATAATGTTGGAGAGGTCAAGAGACTTCAAATGCCTGGTGGTGACTTCagagaggtcaagagacttcGAATGCCTGGTAGTGACTTTGGAGAGGTCAAGAGACTTCGGAAGACAGGCGACGTTAGACAAGTCAAGAGACTTTGAAAGCCTAGTGGGGGCGTCGGAGAGGCCAAGAGACTTCGGAAGACAGGCAATGTTAGACAGGTCAAGAGACTTTGAAAGCCTGGTGGTGACGTCGGAGAGTCCAAGAGACTTTGGAAGAGAGGCGAGGTTAGCCAGGTCAAGAGACTTCGGAAGACAGGCAACGTTAGACAGGTCAGGAGACTTTGAAAGCCTGGTGGGAACGTCGGAGAGGTCAAGAGACTTAAGAAGAGAGACGATGTTATATAGGTCAAGAGACTTCGGAACACAGGTGTCGTTAGACAAGTCAAGAGACTTTGAAAGCCTGGTGGGGACTTCGGAGAGGTCAAGAGACTTCGGAAAACAGGCGTTAGACAGGTCAAGAGACTTCGGAAGACAGGTAATTTTAGACAGGTCAAGAGACTTTGAAAACCTGGTGGGGGGATCGGAGAGGTCAAGAGACTTCAGAGGACAGGGGATGTTAGACAGGTCAAGAGACATTGGAAAACAGACGACGTTAGACAGGTCAAGAGACTTTGAAAACCTGGTGTGGGCATCGGAGAGGTCAAGAGACTTCAGAGGACAGGCAACGTTAGACAGGCCAAGAGACTTTGGGAGACAGACGACGTTAGACAGGTCAACAGACTTTGAAAGTCTTGTGGTGACGTCGGAGAGGTCAAGAGACTTCAGAGGACAGGTGACGTTAGATAGGTCAAGAGGCTTTGGAAGACAGGTGGCGTTAGACAGGTCAAGAGACTTTGAAAACCTGGTGGGGGCATCGGAGAAGTCAAGAGACTTCAGAGGACAGGCGACGTTAGACAGGTCAAGAGACTTTGGAAGACAGGCGACGTTAGACAGGTCAAGAGACTCTGAAAGCCCTGTGGTGACGTTGGAGAAGTCAAGAGACTTCAGAGGACAGGCGACATTAGACAGGTCAAGAGACTTCAGAAGACAGGCGACGTTAGACAGGTCAAAAGACTTCGAATGCCTGATGAGGACGTCGGAGAGGTCAAGAGACTTCAGAGGACAGGCGACGTTAGACAGGTCAAGAGACTTCGGTAGACAGGCGACGTTAGACAGGTCAAGAGTCTTCAGAAGACAAGCGACGTCAGACAGGTCAAGAGACTCTGAAAGCCCTGTGGTGACGTCGGAGAGGTCAAGAGACTTCAGAGGACAGGCGACGTTAGACAGGTCAAGAGACTTCAGAAGACAGGCGACGTTAGACAGGTCAAAAGACTTGGGAAGACAGGCGACGTTAGACAGGTCAAGAGACTTCAGAAGACAAGCGACGTCAGACAG GTCAAGAGACTTTGGAAGACAGGCGAAGTTAGACAGGTCAAGAGACTTCAGAAGACAAGCGACGTCAGACAGGTCAAGAGACTCTGAAAGCCCTGTGGTGACGTCGGAGAGGTCAAGAGACTTTGGAAGACAGGCGAAGTTAGACAGGTCAAGAGACTTCAGAAGACAAGCGACGTCAGACAG GTCAAGAGACTCTGAAAGCCCTGTGGTGATGTCGGAGAGGTCAAGAGACTTCAGAGGACAGGCGACGTTAGACAGGTCAAGAGACTTCAGAAGACAGGCGACGTTAGACAGGTCAAAAGACTTCGAATGCCTGATGGGGGCGTCGGAGAGGTCAAGAGACTTCAGAAGACAGGCGACGTTAGACAGGTCAAGAGACTTTGGAAGACAGGCGACGTCAGACAGGTCAAGAGACTCTGAAAGCCCTGTGGTGACGTCGGAGAGGCCAAGAGACTTCAGAGGACAGGCGATGTTAGACAGGTCAAGAGACTTCAGAGGACAGGCGACGTTAGACAGGTCAAGAGACTTCGGAAGACAGGCGATGTTAGACAGGTCAAGAGACCTCAGAAGACAGGCGACGTTAGGCAGGTCAAGAGACTGTGAAAGCCTGGTGGTGATGTCGGAGAGGTCAAGAGACTTCGTAATACAGGCGACGTTAGACAAGTCAAGAGACTTCGAAAGCCTGGTGGGGATGTTGGAGAAGTCAAGAGACTTTGGAAGACAAGTGACATTAGACAGGTCAAGAGACTCCGAATACCTGGTGGTGACATCGGAGAGGTCAGGAGACTTCAGAGCACAGGCGACAGTAGACAGGTCAAGAGACTTTGGAAAACAGGCGAAGTTAGACAAGTCAGAAGACTTCGAATGCCTGATGGGGACATCGGAGAGGTCAAGAGACTTTGGAAAACAGGCGAAGTTAGACAAGTCAAAAGACTTCGAATGCCTGGTGGGGACGTCGGAGAGGTCACTTGACTTCGGAAAACAGGCGTTAGACAGGTCAAGAGACTTCGGAAGACAG GCGACGTTAGGCAGGTCAAGAGACTGTGAAAGCCTGGTGGTGATGTCGGAGAGGTCAAGAGACTTCAGGGGACAGGTAACATTAGACAGGTCAAGAGTCTTTGGAAAACAGGCAAAGTTAGACAAGTCAAAAGACTTCGAATCCCTGGTGGGGACATCGGAGAGGTCAAGAGACTTCGGAAAACAGGCGTTAGACAGGTCAAGAGACTTTGGAAGACAGGTGATGTTAGACAGGTCAAGAGATTTTGAAAACCTGGCGGGGGCATCGGAGCTGTCAAGAGACTTCAGAGGACGGGATGTTAGACAGGTCAAGAGACTTTGGAAGACAGGCGACGTCAGGCAGGTCACAGAATTTCAAAGCCTTGTGATGACGTCGGAGAGGTCAAGAGACTTCAGAGGACAGGCGATGTTAGACGGGTCAAGAGACTTCGGAAGACAGGCGACGTTAGACAGGTCAGCAGACTTCGGGAGTCAGACAACATTGGACAGGTCAACAGACTTCGGAAGACAGGCAACATTAGACAGGTCAAGAGACTTTGGAAGACAGGCGACAGTAGACAGGTCAGCAGACTTCGGAAGTCAGACAACATTGGACAGGTCAACAGACTTCAGAAGACAGGCAACATTAGACAGGTCAAGAGACTTCGGAAGGCAGGCGACAGTAGACAGGTCAAGAGACTTCGGAAGACAGGCAACATTAGACAGGTCAGCAGACTTGGGAAGACAGGCAACATTAGGCAGGTCAACAGACTTCGGAAGACAGGCAACATTAGACAGGTCAAGAGACTTCGGAAGACAGGCGACAGTAGACAGGTCAAGAGACTTCGGAAGACAGGCAACATTAGACAGGTCAGCAGACTTGGGAAGACAGGCAACATTAGACAGGTCAAGAGACTTCGGAAGACAGGCGACAGTAGACAGGTCAAGAGACTTGGGAAGACAGGCAACATTAGACAGGTCAAGAGACTTCGGAAGACAGGCAACATTAGACAGGTCAGCAGACTTGGGAAGACAGGCAACATTAGGCAGGTCAAGAGACTTGGGAAGACAGGCAACATTAGACAGGTCAAGAGACTTGGGAAGACAGGCAACATTAGACAGGTCAAGAGACTTCGGAATACAGGCGACAGCAGACAGTTCAAGAGACTTCGGAATACAGGCAACATTAGACAG GTCAAGAGACTTGGGAAGACAGGCGACATTAGACAGGTCAAGAGACTTCGGAAGACAGGCAACATTAGACAGGTCAGCAGACTTGGGAAGACAGGCAACATTAGGCAGGTCAAGAGACTTGGGAAGACAGGCAACATTAGACAGGTCAAGAGACTTGGGAAGACAGGCGACAGTAGACAGGTCAAGAGACTTCGGAAGACAGGCAACATTAGACAGGTCAAGAGACTTCGGAATACAGGCGACAGCAGACAGTTCAAGAGACTTCGGAATACAGGCAACATTAGACAGGTCAAGAGACTTGGGAAGACAGGCAACATTAGACAGGTCAAGAGACCTCGGAATACAGGCGACAGTAGACAGGTCAAGAGACTTCGGAAGACAGGCAACATTAGACAGGTCAAGAGACTTCGGAAGACAGGCGACGATAGACAGGTCAAGAGACTTCGGAAGACAGGCAGCATTAGACAGGTCACCAGACTTCAGAAGACAGGCGACGATAGACAGGTCAAGAGACTTCGGAAGACAGACAACATTAGACAGGTCAAGAGACTTCAGTAGACAGCTGATGTCGGAAAAGTCAAGAGACGTTAAAAGACAGGAGATGACGTTTCCATTTCATACAATATGTCTAAATTTGCTTAAAATTgtatacttgtttttatattatccttTGAAATTATAG
- the LOC136838462 gene encoding serine-aspartate repeat-containing protein I-like isoform X9, whose amino-acid sequence MKHLDSARRRDFLSLCEGGRKPGGDVGEVKRLRRTGGVRQVKRLRKTGGVRQVKRVRKTGGVRQVKRLRTPGGDVGEVKRLRKTDDVGEVKRPRKTDDVGEVKRLQKTHDVGKVKRLRKTDDVGEIQRTRNKMRSERSRDFEYLVVTSEGSRNFGRQATLDRSRDFGRQVTLYRSRDFGKQMMRERSRVFECLVVTSERSRDFRRQATLDRSRDFGRQIMLERSRDFKCLVVTSERSRDFECLVVTLERSRDFGRQATLDKSRDFESLVGASERPRDFGRQAMLDRSRDFESLVVTSESPRDFGREARLARSRDFGRQATLDRSGDFESLVGTSERSRDLRRETMLYRSRDFGTQVSLDKSRDFESLVGTSERSRDFGKQALDRSRDFGRQVILDRSRDFENLVGGSERSRDFRGQGMLDRSRDIGKQTTLDRSRDFENLVWASERSRDFRGQATLDRPRDFGRQTTLDRSTDFESLVVTSERSRDFRGQVTLDRSRGFGRQVALDRSRDFENLVGASEKSRDFRGQATLDRSRDFGRQATLDRSRDSESPVVTLEKSRDFRGQATLDRSRDFRRQATLDRSKDFECLMRTSERSRDFRGQATLDRSRDFGRQATLDRSRVFRRQATSDRSRDSESPVVTSERSRDFRGQATLDRSRDFRRQATLDRSKDLGRQATLDRSRDFRRQATSDRSRDSESPVVMSERSRDFGRQAKLDRSRDFRRQATSDRSRDSESPVVTSERSRDFGRQAKLDRSRDFRRQATSDRSRDSESPVVMSERSRDFRGQATLDRSRDFRRQATLDRSKDFECLMGASERSRDFRRQATLDRSRDFGRQATSDRSRDSESPVVTSERPRDFRGQAMLDRSRDFRGQATLDRSRDFGRQAMLDRSRDLRRQATLGRSRDCESLVVMSERSRDFVIQATLDKSRDFESLVGMLEKSRDFGRQVTLDRSRDSEYLVVTSERSGDFRAQATVDRSRDFGKQAKLDKSEDFECLMGTSERSRDFGKQAKLDKSKDFECLVGTSERSLDFGKQALDRSRDFGRQATLGRSRDCESLVVMSERSRDFRGQVTLDRSRVFGKQAKLDKSKDFESLVGTSERSRDFGKQALDRSRDFGRQVMLDRSRDFENLAGASELSRDFRGRDVRQVKRLWKTGDVRQVTEFQSLVMTSERSRDFRGQAMLDGSRDFGRQATLDRSADFGSQTTLDRSTDFGRQATLDRSRDFGRQATVDRSADFGSQTTLDRSTDFRRQATLDRSRDFGRQATVDRSRDFGRQATLDRSADLGRQATLGRSTDFGRQATLDRSRDFGRQATVDRSRDFGRQATLDRSADLGRQATLDRSRDFGRQATVDRSRDLGRQATLDRSRDFGRQATLDRSADLGRQATLGRSRDLGRQATLDRSRDLGRQATLDRSRDFGIQATADSSRDFGIQATLDRSRDLGRQATLDRSRDFGRQATLDRSADLGRQATLGRSRDLGRQATLDRSRDLGRQATVDRSRDFGRQATLDRSRDFGIQATADSSRDFGIQATLDRSRDLGRQATLDRSRDLGIQATVDRSRDFGRQATLDRSRDFGRQATIDRSRDFGRQAALDRSPDFRRQATIDRSRDFGRQTTLDRSRDFSRQLMSEKSRDVKRQEMTFPFHTICLNLLKIVYLFLYYPLKL is encoded by the exons ATGAAGCACCTAGATAGCGCTCGACGTCGTGATTTCCTCTCTTTGTGCGAGGGCGGTCGAAAGCCTGGTGGTGACGTCGGAGAGGTCAAGAGACTTCGGAGGACAGGCGGCGTTAGACAGGTCAAGAGACTTCGGAAGACAGGCGGCGTTAGGCAGGTCAAGAGAGTTCGGAAGACAGGCGGCGTTAGACAGGTTAAGAGACTTCGAACGCCTGGTGGTGACGTCGGAGAGGTCAAGAGACTTCGGAAAACAGATGACGTCGGAGAGGTCAAGAGACCTCGGAAAACAGATGACGTCGGAGAGGTCAAGAGACTTCAGAAAACACATGACGTCGGAAAGGTCAAGAGGCTTCGGAAAACAGATGACGTCGGAGAGATCCAGAGAACTCGGAATAAGATGAGGTCGGAGAGGTCAAGAGACTTCGAATACCTGGTGGTGACATCAGAGGGGTCAAGAAATTTCGGAAGACAGGCGACGTTAGACAGGTCAAGAGACTTCGGAAGACAGGTGACATTATACAGGTCAAGAGACTTTGGAAAACAGATGATGAGGGAGAGGTCAAGAGTCTTCGAATGCCTGGTGGTGACATCGGAGAGGTCAAGAGACTTCAGAAGACAGGCGACTTTAGACAGGTCAAGAGACTTTGGAAGACAGATAATGTTGGAGAGGTCAAGAGACTTCAAATGCCTGGTGGTGACTTCagagaggtcaagagacttcGAATGCCTGGTAGTGACTTTGGAGAGGTCAAGAGACTTCGGAAGACAGGCGACGTTAGACAAGTCAAGAGACTTTGAAAGCCTAGTGGGGGCGTCGGAGAGGCCAAGAGACTTCGGAAGACAGGCAATGTTAGACAGGTCAAGAGACTTTGAAAGCCTGGTGGTGACGTCGGAGAGTCCAAGAGACTTTGGAAGAGAGGCGAGGTTAGCCAGGTCAAGAGACTTCGGAAGACAGGCAACGTTAGACAGGTCAGGAGACTTTGAAAGCCTGGTGGGAACGTCGGAGAGGTCAAGAGACTTAAGAAGAGAGACGATGTTATATAGGTCAAGAGACTTCGGAACACAGGTGTCGTTAGACAAGTCAAGAGACTTTGAAAGCCTGGTGGGGACTTCGGAGAGGTCAAGAGACTTCGGAAAACAGGCGTTAGACAGGTCAAGAGACTTCGGAAGACAGGTAATTTTAGACAGGTCAAGAGACTTTGAAAACCTGGTGGGGGGATCGGAGAGGTCAAGAGACTTCAGAGGACAGGGGATGTTAGACAGGTCAAGAGACATTGGAAAACAGACGACGTTAGACAGGTCAAGAGACTTTGAAAACCTGGTGTGGGCATCGGAGAGGTCAAGAGACTTCAGAGGACAGGCAACGTTAGACAGGCCAAGAGACTTTGGGAGACAGACGACGTTAGACAGGTCAACAGACTTTGAAAGTCTTGTGGTGACGTCGGAGAGGTCAAGAGACTTCAGAGGACAGGTGACGTTAGATAGGTCAAGAGGCTTTGGAAGACAGGTGGCGTTAGACAGGTCAAGAGACTTTGAAAACCTGGTGGGGGCATCGGAGAAGTCAAGAGACTTCAGAGGACAGGCGACGTTAGACAGGTCAAGAGACTTTGGAAGACAGGCGACGTTAGACAGGTCAAGAGACTCTGAAAGCCCTGTGGTGACGTTGGAGAAGTCAAGAGACTTCAGAGGACAGGCGACATTAGACAGGTCAAGAGACTTCAGAAGACAGGCGACGTTAGACAGGTCAAAAGACTTCGAATGCCTGATGAGGACGTCGGAGAGGTCAAGAGACTTCAGAGGACAGGCGACGTTAGACAGGTCAAGAGACTTCGGTAGACAGGCGACGTTAGACAGGTCAAGAGTCTTCAGAAGACAAGCGACGTCAGACAGGTCAAGAGACTCTGAAAGCCCTGTGGTGACGTCGGAGAGGTCAAGAGACTTCAGAGGACAGGCGACGTTAGACAGGTCAAGAGACTTCAGAAGACAGGCGACGTTAGACAGGTCAAAAGACTTGGGAAGACAGGCGACGTTAGACAGGTCAAGAGACTTCAGAAGACAAGCGACGTCAGACAGGTCAAGAGACTCTGAAAGCCCTGTGGTGATGTCGGAGAGGTCAAGAGACTTTGGAAGACAGGCGAAGTTAGACAGGTCAAGAGACTTCAGAAGACAAGCGACGTCAGACAGGTCAAGAGACTCTGAAAGCCCTGTGGTGACGTCGGAGAGGTCAAGAGACTTTGGAAGACAGGCGAAGTTAGACAGGTCAAGAGACTTCAGAAGACAAGCGACGTCAGACAG GTCAAGAGACTCTGAAAGCCCTGTGGTGATGTCGGAGAGGTCAAGAGACTTCAGAGGACAGGCGACGTTAGACAGGTCAAGAGACTTCAGAAGACAGGCGACGTTAGACAGGTCAAAAGACTTCGAATGCCTGATGGGGGCGTCGGAGAGGTCAAGAGACTTCAGAAGACAGGCGACGTTAGACAGGTCAAGAGACTTTGGAAGACAGGCGACGTCAGACAGGTCAAGAGACTCTGAAAGCCCTGTGGTGACGTCGGAGAGGCCAAGAGACTTCAGAGGACAGGCGATGTTAGACAGGTCAAGAGACTTCAGAGGACAGGCGACGTTAGACAGGTCAAGAGACTTCGGAAGACAGGCGATGTTAGACAGGTCAAGAGACCTCAGAAGACAGGCGACGTTAGGCAGGTCAAGAGACTGTGAAAGCCTGGTGGTGATGTCGGAGAGGTCAAGAGACTTCGTAATACAGGCGACGTTAGACAAGTCAAGAGACTTCGAAAGCCTGGTGGGGATGTTGGAGAAGTCAAGAGACTTTGGAAGACAAGTGACATTAGACAGGTCAAGAGACTCCGAATACCTGGTGGTGACATCGGAGAGGTCAGGAGACTTCAGAGCACAGGCGACAGTAGACAGGTCAAGAGACTTTGGAAAACAGGCGAAGTTAGACAAGTCAGAAGACTTCGAATGCCTGATGGGGACATCGGAGAGGTCAAGAGACTTTGGAAAACAGGCGAAGTTAGACAAGTCAAAAGACTTCGAATGCCTGGTGGGGACGTCGGAGAGGTCACTTGACTTCGGAAAACAGGCGTTAGACAGGTCAAGAGACTTCGGAAGACAG GCGACGTTAGGCAGGTCAAGAGACTGTGAAAGCCTGGTGGTGATGTCGGAGAGGTCAAGAGACTTCAGGGGACAGGTAACATTAGACAGGTCAAGAGTCTTTGGAAAACAGGCAAAGTTAGACAAGTCAAAAGACTTCGAATCCCTGGTGGGGACATCGGAGAGGTCAAGAGACTTCGGAAAACAGGCGTTAGACAGGTCAAGAGACTTTGGAAGACAGGTGATGTTAGACAGGTCAAGAGATTTTGAAAACCTGGCGGGGGCATCGGAGCTGTCAAGAGACTTCAGAGGACGGGATGTTAGACAGGTCAAGAGACTTTGGAAGACAGGCGACGTCAGGCAGGTCACAGAATTTCAAAGCCTTGTGATGACGTCGGAGAGGTCAAGAGACTTCAGAGGACAGGCGATGTTAGACGGGTCAAGAGACTTCGGAAGACAGGCGACGTTAGACAGGTCAGCAGACTTCGGGAGTCAGACAACATTGGACAGGTCAACAGACTTCGGAAGACAGGCAACATTAGACAGGTCAAGAGACTTTGGAAGACAGGCGACAGTAGACAGGTCAGCAGACTTCGGAAGTCAGACAACATTGGACAGGTCAACAGACTTCAGAAGACAGGCAACATTAGACAGGTCAAGAGACTTCGGAAGGCAGGCGACAGTAGACAGGTCAAGAGACTTCGGAAGACAGGCAACATTAGACAGGTCAGCAGACTTGGGAAGACAGGCAACATTAGGCAGGTCAACAGACTTCGGAAGACAGGCAACATTAGACAGGTCAAGAGACTTCGGAAGACAGGCGACAGTAGACAGGTCAAGAGACTTCGGAAGACAGGCAACATTAGACAGGTCAGCAGACTTGGGAAGACAGGCAACATTAGACAGGTCAAGAGACTTCGGAAGACAGGCGACAGTAGACAGGTCAAGAGACTTGGGAAGACAGGCAACATTAGACAGGTCAAGAGACTTCGGAAGACAGGCAACATTAGACAGGTCAGCAGACTTGGGAAGACAGGCAACATTAGGCAGGTCAAGAGACTTGGGAAGACAGGCAACATTAGACAGGTCAAGAGACTTGGGAAGACAGGCAACATTAGACAGGTCAAGAGACTTCGGAATACAGGCGACAGCAGACAGTTCAAGAGACTTCGGAATACAGGCAACATTAGACAG GTCAAGAGACTTGGGAAGACAGGCGACATTAGACAGGTCAAGAGACTTCGGAAGACAGGCAACATTAGACAGGTCAGCAGACTTGGGAAGACAGGCAACATTAGGCAGGTCAAGAGACTTGGGAAGACAGGCAACATTAGACAGGTCAAGAGACTTGGGAAGACAGGCGACAGTAGACAGGTCAAGAGACTTCGGAAGACAGGCAACATTAGACAGGTCAAGAGACTTCGGAATACAGGCGACAGCAGACAGTTCAAGAGACTTCGGAATACAGGCAACATTAGACAGGTCAAGAGACTTGGGAAGACAGGCAACATTAGACAGGTCAAGAGACCTCGGAATACAGGCGACAGTAGACAGGTCAAGAGACTTCGGAAGACAGGCAACATTAGACAGGTCAAGAGACTTCGGAAGACAGGCGACGATAGACAGGTCAAGAGACTTCGGAAGACAGGCAGCATTAGACAGGTCACCAGACTTCAGAAGACAGGCGACGATAGACAGGTCAAGAGACTTCGGAAGACAGACAACATTAGACAGGTCAAGAGACTTCAGTAGACAGCTGATGTCGGAAAAGTCAAGAGACGTTAAAAGACAGGAGATGACGTTTCCATTTCATACAATATGTCTAAATTTGCTTAAAATTgtatacttgtttttatattatccttTGAAATTATAG